CTTTTCAATCGCCTTGTCTGTTAAAGTAATTCCTTTTGATCTTCCTATCATCTTTGCTATCTCGCACAGTTCTTCTGTAGTGTAATCCGCGAAGGGCACATGGAAGGCAATGCGTGAACGCAAACCGGGATTCTTATTCAGAAACGACTCCATTTCATCGGGATAACCTGCAAAGATCACAACAAGATCCTCCCTGCGGTTTTCCATTTCCTGAACGATGGTATTGATCGCTTCATCACCGAACAATCCGGCGCGGCCATCCACAAGCGAATACGCCTCGTCAATAAACAGTACGCCGCCCATCGCCGCTTTGAATTTGTCTTTTACGATCTGTGCCGTCCAGCCGACGTATTTTCCGACGAGATCGCTTCTGCCCACCTCAACGAGCTGACCTTTGGAAAGCAATCCGTTTTCCTTCATGATACGGGCAAAAAGCCGCGCGACAGTCGTTTTGGCAGTCCCGGGATTCCCGGTGAACACCATATGCATTGACGGACGATCCTGCTTGACGCCTTTATCCTTATATATCCGTTGAAGCTTGTAATAATTCAACGCTTTGCCTATGACGGCTTTTGCGTCTGCAAGGCCGATCATCTCGTTAAGGTCGTCATACGCTGTACCGCGAGCGACTTCCTTTATCGTTTCTTTACGGCAAACCTGAATATCTTTATACTGCGGGAAAACGGACGTCTTCATTTTATCGTTGTACCATTCGTTGAACATGGCGCGAAGTTCATCAGGCAAATACTGTTTTTCGGGTTCCAAATCTTTATACAGCTTCTTGTCAGGTCTTATGTGGTTATCCCCGCAAAGCATTTTCAAATATTCTGTTGATTTTTCAATGTCGGCAAGATCCTCTTTGATCTCCACGATTCCAATGGAACCGAGGTTTTCACAGAATAGTTTTTTTACCTTTTCGCAGGTGCGCGGCAAGCAGAATATTGTCAACACCTGATTGCGGTATTTCATCATTGTTTCGCAAAGAGCCAAGATTGTTTCCATCTCGCTGTTTGCGTAATCGTCGTCATCGGAATCATCTTTTGCCATATAACGAACCAGGATCGCACCTCCAATACAGCTCTTATACAGAGCATCATATACGATGTGCGAAAAATTCCGCCCCGGAAAAAAATCAATGAAGCAATAACGGCGACTCTTGATACGATCATTGTCATACAGTGCCTGAAGAAGTGTGTGCGATAACTCTTTGCGAGTATCCCGGTCGTCGGTTTCAATCATATAATGCACAGGATGACCAAAAGCTTTAGTATTTGTCTTTTTGGAGTAGATCCTGTCAAGCTCCGGGCGCAATGTTTCTTCCGCAAGGAGCTTTCTTGAAGATTCATACAACGAGGATCTATCCGTTACCTCGCCGAGCAGGTTTTCACCATATTCGATTCCATAATTATATCCGCTGATCTTATCAAGATCAAAACGCTCAAGAACATCATCATCGTCCTCGATATAATTGCAGCGGTCTGCGCTACTGAGAAGATTCTTCATGGAAGAAAAGGTGATCTCATATACATCCAGGTCCTTGGCGATAATACCGAGATATTTGAAATAAGAACGCGCCAACTTTTTGGCATCGATCGACGAAGGGGAAATGATCCCACATGTGATCTCATTGAGACCGAGATTGGAAATAAAGCAGTATGTCCCTTTTTTGTATCGCTCATTGTAATCTTCGCTTTTTCCCGCAATTTGTCTTGTTCGTTCTTCTTTTACTCTTCGATCATTGTTTCCTTCCACCCATTTTTCATCGCCAAGCATTGCGGTGGCTTTATAAAACAACATATTATTACCTCCCTGTCTCATCGTGTATTTCATCTTACGGTATAATGATACCGTAAGTAATGCACCAAAATCGGGAGGTAATGATTTTAAGAAAAAGCAATTTGTCAGACGGTGATTCTTGCTATTTTTCCCCAAGGCGGATTGACTTCTTCATTGTTTAACAGCCACAACACTGGGATCCCCATAGACAGTTTTTCCTTCGGAAACGGCGCAAAACCGTCTGTCAGAATTATGATACTTGCCGGGAGCTTATCCTGCATATGTTTGTGGACGTACTCAAAAATTATTTGAAAGTCCGTTCCTCCGCCGCCTGCAGGCTTTATGATTTTAAACTCTTCAAGTGATGTAAAAGGTTTTGGTTCAATAATTGCCGCATCAAAGAACCCAAGCCACCCTTTCAGTTTACCGTCAAACTGATCGATAGCTCCTTTAACTTCTGAATACGCAGCAGTAATCATATCGTCAGACATACTTCCGGATGTATCAATCATAAACAGAATATCTTCAACCAGATCGTCTTTGTCATTAAAGTCGGGCAAGAAAAATGGGCTCTCGTCGAAACGTCTGTCGGGCGGAGTAAAAGAGTAGTCCACAATTTCTTCCTGAACAAAATCGTTCAATATCATACGCCAATCTGTTTGAGGTTTGCGTAATTCTTTGAATAATCGTTCCGCGAACAACGGGAGAAGGCCTCTTTGATTAGACGGATCGCGAATAGATATCGCTTCACAAGCATCTTCAAAACGTTTGACCCAAACGTCTCTGAGGGTATCGTCTTCTTTCTCCATTCCCCAACGAGTGTGATCATCCCAAACTGCCGGAGCATCTGTTTTCTTGTCTTGTTTTTGTTTTGCTCGCCCCAAAGCACTGGGGGGTGCGTCTCCTTCTTCGGCTCCTTTTGCGTCTCCTTCTTCATCTCCTTCTTCGGCATAGCCTCCCGACTCGCCCAAGGTTCCAATCAAAGCAGGTTTTGGTTTCCTGTTTTTGGGAGGCGGCGGAAGCATTCCGTAGATCTGTTCTGCAGTGTACTCATATCCTTCTTTCCCATCTGGAGCTACGTGCATGGATTCCCCATATTTTTTCAGAGTGATCGCCTTTCGATTCATATTATTTGACAACAGAATATTTGAGTTGACAACGATATCACAGGCAATGTTAAATTGTTCGTTATCACGATTTCCTTGACGCATACAGTGTTGCAAAACGACGTGAAGTATCTCATGCATCATAATGAAATCAAGTTCCGAATCACTGAGTTCGTCCAGAAACTTCGGTCCGAAGAATATCCGGCGTCCGTCTGTGGCGGCTGTTTCACAGTTTTCATCAATCGAATAAATCATGTGCATTAACAGCAAGCCGTAGAAGCCATTGTTTATGAGCAGGCGCATGCGCGACATCAGGAGTCGCTTCATATATTCTTTTTTCTTTTCATCTGACAGAACCATTCATCAAACTCCCTTTTGTCTGCAGCCATTTACTGAACTCCGGAATAGTCATCAATGTCTGCTTGAAGTCTTTTTCGATGTACATATAGTCTTTAAGCAGAACCGCGCTGAAATCCGGGGGCATTTTGTCTGCGTAACGAATTGAATTGGCGATCCGCCCAATATTATCTTTATGAGCACGCGCATAACAAGTCATTGAAGCGGTCAGGGCGTACATAGCGTCTGTATTTTGAGGCATCTTTGGCATTTTCCCGTCGAATATATCTTCAATTGACGGCAAATCATCACTGCCTGGATCAAATCCCATAAGATAATTCTGCCTGAATGATAGAAATCCGATCACTTTATCATTGATACTGGAAGTAATTGCCCACTCTTTCCACGATTTGAAGCTTCCTTCAACTTCAATATGCATAAGACGGTTTGCCAGAGCTTTCGGCATTTTGAATGCAACCGATTTGTCTGTTGTACGGTTACCGGCTGCGATAACGATGCAATTGTCCGGGAGCTTATGTTCTCCGACAATTCGATCCAGCGTTATCTGATATGCGGCGGCTTGAACAGACTGAGGCGCAGCAGAGATTTCATCAAGGAACAAGATATTTACCAAATTGTCCGATGGATCCATCTGAAAGATCTGCGGTTTCAGCCAAACTGCAAGTGTTTTATCCGCATTTGAAGTGGGGATACCTCTAAGATCTATCGGGTTAAACAGAAGAAGTCTTACGTCGGTTACGTGAACGTCTTTCTTTGTGGCGTTTTTAATCTCTTTGGCTATCTGTCTGACAGCCTGAGATTTACCTACGCCCGGAGGGCCCCAAAGCATAACGGAGGGCATGGTTTTGATGGGTAATCCGTTGTTGATGACGGTGCTGTAGGCGTGACTTAGTTTATTGACCATTTTTCCAACTGTCATTGAGGGTATATTCGTTAGTTTAACGTCGCTCATTTTTTGTTCACTCCCAACTTCTTATCAAGTTCTTCAACTTTTTTCTTATAGGTTTCAATCTTGTCTGCGTAGCTCTCGTCTTTAGCCAACTCAAACCGTATATCGCGTTCTTTTTCTTTCAACTTTTCAAGATTCATCTTCAGTTTGATCAGGTGCTCTTCGAGAGAATCCAGATAATTGTCAATACGTATCAGATTACCTATATCCGTATCTCCGAGTTCAACGTAGTATTTTCCGCTCCTTTTAAGCCAAACATATGGCTTTTCACTTGTCATGTTTGCGGGAAGGACAATATCAAATCCCCAATATGACATAAGTGTTTTTTCTTTTGTCTCCAGCATGTTATCCTTAATCGCAGTACCGATAAACTCACGAAGAAGCTTTCGTTTTTCCGCCTCCTCTTTTTTCAACTTGTTGTCTTCAACAGGAGGATTGAACTTCTTCCATTCCGCGTAATATGCAATATCCAAACCGCAGTTTTCTATAAGCTTGATTTGGTTTTCTATTTGACCGGGGATCCCAAGCAACTCTTTTTCAAGCCGGATCCTCGACTCGACAAGTTTGCGTTGAAGAGTCAAGTATCGGGTCAATTCGTTAGCGGCTTCAACACGTTGTTTTACAAGCGGATCACCTACGGCAAGCGCCTTTACTTCTGCATAATCAAGGACTGTATCTTCAATTTCAGCACCGCTTCGCTCGGTAAGCGATCCGGAAAGCAATCCGGAAATAAAGCGCTGCTTCGTTTCAAGAAGCTGCCATGAATATGCGTCAAAGCTTCCTACCGTGATATAACGGTAGATATAAACCTTTCCGCATGTATTTCCCTGACGAAGGATCCTTCCTTCACGCTGCGTCATATCTGCCGGTCTCCACGGAACATCAATGTGATGCAGCGCAATAAGGCGCTCCTGAATGTTGACGCCGAGCCCCAGTTTGAACGTTGAACCGATCAAGACTCTGATATCGCCGCTTCTGACCTTTGCAAAAAGCAGAGATCTTTTTACTTCGGTTTCTGCATCGTGGACAAAGGCAATCTTGTCAGCCGGTACGCCAAGCAGAACAAGCCTGTCTCTCAACTCAGAATAGATATTAAATCCGGTCTTTGGTGTTGAAGTATCGCAGAAAATGATTTGAGCGCTCTTATTTGCATAGGTCTTGAAATATATGTCCGCTACGTTTTCGGAGCAACGAGCGACCTTTGACAGATAGGTAAACGTCGCCGAAGAATCGACAAGTCTTAAGTCCAATGCCGCCTTTCTGCCGTCGGTAGTGATCTTCAGCATATTGTCTTCTTTCCTGCTCACTCGCCCTCGCCTTACGTCATCCGCCCTTGTAGATATATCTGCCAGATAAGCAGCAAATGCCGGAGTCTTCGAGACAAGTGCATCGTTGTATCCGTCAAATGCAGGAATACCTGCTGATTCATCAACCTGATGAAAATCGGCAATTGATGAAAGCAGAGATGCAAGTTCGGGAAGGTTATGAAACTTTACAAATCGTGTTGCAAGACGATAAGTACTTGTGTCCACGTCAATTTCAAATTCTGTAACTCTCTCAGCGAACATTCCGATCCAGCTGTCAAAGCTTTGCAAATCAAGCATTCCAAGCTCACCGCTCTGAAGATACTGCTGCATGATATATGCGTCGGTGATGGAGTTGCTAATAGGTGTTCCGGTGGCAAGCACAACGCCCTTGCCATCATTCTTTTTCTGCACCATATGAACTTTGTCCATCATATCCCGGCATCGTTTAGAACCGGTGCTGTTTATGCCGAGAACATTATTCGCTTTCGTTTCAAGCGGAACATTTTTGAAATTGTGCGCTTCGTCAATGAACAGTCGTGTAATTCCAAGTTCGTCAAAATAGACGGCGTCGTACATATCATCAATGGCAATAGCAATTTCCGAAAGCGCTTTATTGATAGCTTCTTGCTTTTTCTTCAGCTTTGACGTAGCTTTGCCTTTTTGGTTTAACACATTTGCCACGTTCTCTTTTTTTGCTTCTAACTCTTCATGATAATAGTCCTTTGAGAGAGGTATCTTTTCAAAGCAACTGTAAGCCATGATTATACCGTCATAATCAAGATCTCTTATTTGTTTAAGTACGTTTTCACGCTTTTGCGGTGTAAAAGTTTTAGGATCAACACAGAGCAGTTTTGCATTCGGGTACATCAGCGTAAAAGTATTCCGCCACTGACCGACGATATTGTTGGGTACTACATACAGGTTTTTCTTTGATAGCCCCATTCTGCGCATTTCCTGTCCTGCCGCTATCATGACATAAGTCTTTCCGGCGCCCACATCGTGAGCCAGAAGGGTGTTAGGTGTAATATGATGCGTGCGACCGCGTCTTTCTGATAAGGATACAACTGCACAGCAGGCGACATGCCCGGAAACTCAAGGAATGAACCATCAAATAGTCTTCTTCGGACACAACTGAAATTGTTTTCAAAAATGATTTCAAGTCTTTCTTTTCTTGCGTCGTCTTCCCAAACCCATTTTTGAAACTCTTTTATGAGTTTCTGTTGCTTTTCAATTGCCGCCACCGTCTCTGCTTTGTTGATAACTCGCTTTTTACCGGAGTTGTTGGTAGGGCAACTTATTTCGTCGGTAACAGCGACGCTTTTCATGTTAAGAGTTTTTTCGAGGATATGAAGAGCTTCCATTTTGTCGGTTCCATATGTTTTTCTGACGCCGACACTGTGATTGTATCTTGATTTGCACGGTATTTCCCAAGTTCCGGTGATCTCATCATGTATTGTTTTCCACGATCCTGTTATTTCATCTTTATTGTAACAACTCCAACCGTGCTTGAATGGATCTCCGAACAAATGAAGTATAAAATCATCAATAATATCAGCCGGAACCCAAGGAGATCCGAGCGTGATATAAATATCCTTCGTTGCAACTGTAGGGGGAAGGAGCTTCTCAATTGCTTTTATATTGTCGGAAAAATATCCGTTATACTCTTTATTTGCCTCTTTTGCGGATTTCCACTTCCGCATAAGATTTCCGGACAGGTATTCTTCCGCAGTTTCCCATCCCTTATAGAAATACTCACCCCACGTATCCGGATTTTGATAGATTGCCCCTTTGAGAGTGCTGATAACAGTCTTATAGTCTGAACCTGTAATCGAAGAAATGTATTCAATATCTACTTTTCCGAGTGTGGTCAGACTGATTATCAAAGCATCAGGAATACTGTCCGTGTGTACGCCTTGCGCACGGACATCCGAATTAAACACGTTATTCCAGTCCAAAGGAAGGTCCATGCAGGTTACTTCCTGTATATGGGCTTCTTTGAGTTCTTTTTCTTCGCGTGCTTTACGTTCAGCTTCCTCGCGTTCACGCTTTTCTTTTTCCTTCTTCTCTCGACATTTGGCACGAGACTGCCATTCTTGAAGCTTTCCGATTGCGGCTTCGAGTTCATCACTCGAAAAATCAGCCCCAGCTGCACTAGACATTTTCAAAATATCAAATATACTGAGTTGTTCAAACTTGTTATCCGACTTATTGTCACTCATATATAGCCTCCCTGCCCGTACTGATAATAATTTAACTTATGGCATGTACCAAATATGGGAGGTTGCCTTTGAGCATTAAAAAAGGACCGTGAAATCACGATCCTTTTTTGGGTTGTCGGAGTTTTAGTATGAGACGGTTCTGATATTACGTCAGGTTTAAACAAAATAACAAATTGAAGTGAGTTCTTTTTCAACATCCGCATATGCTATTTTGTTCTTCTTGGTGCCATCCGAGAATACAAACCTAAAACAATTGTCATCTTCGCACATTACCTTAATGCGCTCTTTATCATCCTTTATTCTCTGTACACTCCTTGTTAGAGTTGTTATTTATCTGTTCTGCTTTTCCCCAATGTCGGTATCAGACCTCTTCTTATACTTCTCCGAACCGTTCTCCAAAGCCTCTCTCATTCGGTCGCGCAGAGATTCCGGCGAAACGATCTCAACATGATCGATATACTGCATAGCCCAGTGTTCCATTGCCATTGGGCTGACTTTTACCGAAACCTTAAGCTGCTTTTCTCCATGTTTACTAATACGGATATCCTTGCCAAACCAGTCGATGATCTGATCGATGATGTAGTCTTGTGCGATAAATTCGACCCGTTCCGGTTTGTCGGTGTACATATAAGGGAGTGCTGTTGCCAATTCTTTATAATTGATACCGTTTTCATGTCCTTCAACCGAAGTGATCGGAACGAGTTTATCCTCGGTTATGGTCATATTGGTGATCCGATCGAGGCGGTAATAGGCCATGTTTTTCCAATATTCATTGCGTGCCATAAGATAGTAGCGCTGATTATGCAAAATAAGCTGATAGGGGCTTGCGTGGTGCGTCCTAGTCTTATGCAGTTTTTTATCTGTGCCGTATTTGTTGTAGTCAAAGCGTATTTGCCGTTTTTGTTCTATGGCTTCATCGATGATCTCAATATTATAGAAAAGCGCCTGATTCTCGGTTTTATCCCAATCGTTTACCTTATGAATGTGCTTTACATGCGATCTGAAATACATGCTTGAAAGAGAACAAAGCTTATCGATAAGATCTTTGGAATACTTCGGTGCAATATGTTTGCTTGAAAGCACACCGTCAATAAGGATGCGAAGCTCGGCGTCGGTAAAATCTCGTTCATCAAGATAACTGCCGGCGCGTCTTGACTCAATTTCAAACCCGGCTTCCCTAAGCAATGAGATATTCCTGCTTATTGCTTTCCTTTCGATAACAATGCCGTAGTCGCTGTTAAGATAATGTGCAATATCCGCTTGCTTCAGCGGATGATCGTAATCGCTGTATGTCTTAAATATCTGCAGCATGCGTATCAACGCAAGTTTTTTCGGCTCTAAACTCTCCATGTTGAACCTCCAAATTTATTTTATGCTTGTTATTGTACTATATTTGGTGCATAAAATCAAGATATGGTTATTAAATTATGTTCCGTTTTTGTCGCAAAAGCTAAGATGAATAATATTTATTCCATCAAAATGACAGTATAAACTGTCACTATAGGCTGCAGCGAAACAGTCCCTAAAAAGCAAGAGACCGAGGCGGCTGAAGACAGTCGCCTCGGTTTCTCGTTTGTGGTAAAATATTAGTGTGAAACAAAAATCACCGCAAAAAGAAAACAAAAAAGCCGCAGCGATTTTCATTTCGCTGCAGCTTTGTTGATATTTTCATAAGTCCATTTTCACGATCTTCATGAACAGCTCGCGTATGCGTTCGTGCTTGCCCGTGATATAGAGATACCCGAACACCGCCTCGAAGCCCGTCGCCTTCTTATATACTATAACTTCAGTATTCTTCGGCACGGTCGCAGGCTTTGCGTTTCGTCCCCTGCGGAATACGTCGGCCTCGTCCTCGGTAAGCTCGTCCGCCATCGCGTCGTATATGGCGCTCTGCGCCGCCGCCGAAACGAATCTTTTCGCGCGGCGGCTCAATATATGCGAAGGCAGGCTTTTTTCGTGTATGAGGTGCTCGCGCACCATCGTTTCATACACGGCGTCGCCTATATACGCAAGCGTCACCGGTGCGTAATTGCGCGCCTCGGCGTCCGTTTTCGGCGCGTAGAGGGATATGCCTGTTACGCGTTCTCGTATTTCCACTTAACGCCCTCCTTCGTATCGAGAAGGATTATGCCGCGCGATTTCAGCTCGTCTCTTATCTCGTCGGCGCGGGCGAAATTCTTCGCCTTTCTCGCCGCCTGGCGCTCGTCTATAAGCGCCTGTACTTCATCGTCTATTGAAGCCGTTTTTTGGGTCACGCCGAGCCCCAAAACGCCGCAAAGCTCGTCGTACATGCTCTTTGCCGCTTCTATGGCAGTTTTGTTTTTCGTGTCGAGATTCATATAAGTGTTTATCTCGCGCACAAGGTCGAATATCACGCTTATAGCGTCGGCGGTATTAAGATCGTCGTCCATCGCCTCTATAAAGCGTTCTCTGAATTTTTCAAGGCCGTCTATGAATTCGCGGTCGCGTTCGTCGGGATCTGCGTCCACAGGCGCTTTTAATACGTATTCCATGTTCTCGCGGCAGTTGTAGAGTCGCTCAAGCGACGCTTTCGCCATCTCTATGGTGTCCGCCGTATAATTTATCGGGCTCTTGTAATGCGCCGAAAGCATAAAGAAGCGTATCGGCTCGTAGCCGTATTTTTCGGCCACGTCGCGCACGGTGAAGAAGTTCCCTAAAGACTTTGACATCTTCGTATTGTCCACGTTTATATAGCCGTTGTGCATCCAGTAATGCGCAAATTCCACGCCGTTTGCAGCTTCCGACTGCGCTATCTCGTTTTCATGGTGCGGGAACACTAGGTCCTTGCCGCCGCAGTGTATGTCTATCGTCTTGCCCAAAAATCTGTTTGCCATTGCCGAGCATTCTATGTGCCAGCCGGGACGACCTTTGCCCCACGGGCTGTCCCAGTAGGGCTCTCCGGGCTTTGCCGCCTTCCAAAGCGCAAAGTCGGCCGGATCGCGCTTTACGTCGGTCACTTCGATCCTTGCGCCCATGTCGAGGTCTTCAAGCGGCTGATGAGACAGCTTTCCGTATTCTCTGAACTTTCTCGTGCTGTAATATACGTCGCCGCCGCTTGCGTATGCGTAGCCGCGCTCGATAAGCGTACTGACGAGCTCTATTATCGCGTCTATATTCTCCGTCGCCTTCGGATGCACCGTTGCCGGACGGATGCCGAGTCCCTTCGCATCAATATAATACTCGTCGATATACTTCTTCGCCACCTCGGCCGAGGAAATGCCCTCTTCGTTGGCCTTTTTTATTATCTTGTCGTCAACGTCCGTGAAATTCTGCACGAATTTAACGCCGTAGCCGCGATATTCAAGATATCTGCGCAAAGTGTCGAATATGATGAACGGGCGCGCGTTGCCTATATGGAAAAAGTTATATACCGTAGGACCGCAAGCGTAGATCTTTACTTCGTTTTTGTCCATCGGCACGAATTCTTCTTTTTGGTTTGTAAGCGTGTTGAATACTTTCATTTATATACCTCCCTGTGTTTTAATAAAAAAACCGCCTCCGTATACACAGAGGCGGCATAAATATACCGCGGTTCCACCCTGATTTATAACTTAAACTTAGGCTAAGACCTGTAACGCGGTCAAACGTGGCGGGCTACTTAAGTTTCACCCGTCCGGCTCCCGAATGCACTTCACGGACCGCCGAGCCTTTCGCGCCTTTCACCACGCGGGCGCGCTCTCTTTGCAGGCGGCATTGTCCGCTACTCTTTCGTTCATCGCCTTTTGTCATTATTATGTATTAAAGTATATACGGTTTTTTAAAAAAATGCAAGCGTCACTTTACCATTTTTAAAAGCGCCCTGTTCTTATAAAGATAATCCACGCCCGACGCCACGGTTATCACAAGCACTATGACGTTCAATACGAGATTTACGCTCACGGGGCCTATACAGAGATGGCGCCAGCCGAAAATAAGCAGATAAATTATAACTACCATCTGCACGGTAGTCTTTACCTTGCCGAAATAGCTCGCCGCAATAACGCGACCCGAGGCCGCCGCAACGGTGCGCAGCGCCGTAACGATAAGCTCGCGCGCAATTATCACAGTCACCATCCACGCAGGCGTAAGCGACGCGTCCACGAAGCCTATAAAGGCCGCCGCAACGAGCAGCTTATCCGCAAGCGGGTCGGCGAACTTGCCGAAGTCGGTCACCTGGTCGTACTTTCTTGCAATATATCCGTCGAGAAAATCCGTCACGGAGGCAACAATGAATACGACGCAGGCCGTATAATATGACCATTCCTTCTGCACGAAGAAAAACAGCATAAAAACAGGGATCAGTATTATCCTGAAAAAGGTAATCTTATTTGCAGTTGTAATGGTGATCACCTCACATTCTGATGCGTCCGGCTTGCGGGACGTTTTACTTCCCGCTTTCGTCGGGGGCGTTGTCGGCGTCGCGGCCGTACAAGTCGTGTTCGTCTGCGTCAAGTATGAGAACGTTCACTATGTCTCCGGGCTTAAGCTCCGAAAGCGAACCGAAATATACGCAGCCGTCAATATCGGGCGATTCGGCGTAAGTTCGGCCGTAGTAAAGGTTCATCTCGTCGTCAAAGCCGTCCGTCATGACCTCCTCGGTCGTGCCGATGCGTTTACTTAGCTTCTCTTTCGATATGGCGGCCTGCGCCTCCATCAAGGCTTCGGTGCGCGCCGTCTTTACTTCGTCGGGTATCTGCGCGCGCATATGATAGGCGTCCGTTCCCTCCATAGGCGAGAACGGGAACGCGCCCAAACGGTCGAATTTTATCTTCTTTACGAACTGCATAAGCGCCTCGAACTCCTCGTCTGTCTCACTCGGAAAGCCCGTTATGACAGTCGTGCGTATCACCGCGTCGGGAAGAATTCTTCTTATATTGTCGAAAAGAATCTCCAGACGATATGGATTTCCCAGGCGGCTCATCTTTTTAAGTATGCGCGTCTCCGAATGCTGTATCGGTATGTCGAAGTAATGAACTACCTTGTCGCAGCCGCGTATTATCTTAAGAAGGTCGCCGTGTACCCTTTCGGGATACATATACTGAAGGCGTATGCGTTTTATGCCGTCTATCTCATTCAAAAGCGGCAGAAGGTCGCGTATTTTATATTCGTTGTAAAGGTCAATGCCGTATTTCGTCACGTCCTGCGCTACAAGGATTATCTCTTTCACGCCGCGCTCTGCAAGCATCTTCGCTTCCTCGACTATCTCCTCAACGGGGCGGCTTCTGTATATGCCTCGTATCTCCGGTATAAGGCAGTAGGAGCAGGTGTTGTCGCATCCGTCGGCTATCTTTATATAGGCGTAATGTCCCGGATTCGTAAGCACGCGTTCCTTCGAGACGGCGACTTTGTCGTTCTTGTCCTCAAAGCTGTCGTACTGCTCGCCAGCAAAGGCCGCCTTTACGGCGTTTACTATCATGTCGCCGCTTCCCACGCCCAAGAACGCGTCCACCTCAGGGAACTGCTCTCGTATCTCCGTTTCAAAAAGTTCACAAAGGCAGCCCGACACTACGAGGCCGCGCGCGCTGCCGCTCTTTTTATATTCCGCCATTTCAAGTATCGTGTCAATGGCTTCTTTCTGCGCTTCCTCTATGAAAGCACACGTATTTATAACTATAACGTCCGCGTCGGCGGCGTCTCCCACGATCTCAAATCCCGCGCCCTTGATAAGCGCAAGCATGCTTTCAGAATCGCACAGGTTCTTCGGGCATCCGAGCGATACGAGCCCCACTCTTATCTTTTCCATGACTACCCCCACATCATATTTTTTAAAATATTTCCCCCAGCGCTTCGCGTATATCTTTGTATTCGTGGCCCGAACGCAGAAGATAAGCAAAGAATTTATCGT
This Clostridia bacterium DNA region includes the following protein-coding sequences:
- a CDS encoding WYL domain-containing protein is translated as MESLEPKKLALIRMLQIFKTYSDYDHPLKQADIAHYLNSDYGIVIERKAISRNISLLREAGFEIESRRAGSYLDERDFTDAELRILIDGVLSSKHIAPKYSKDLIDKLCSLSSMYFRSHVKHIHKVNDWDKTENQALFYNIEIIDEAIEQKRQIRFDYNKYGTDKKLHKTRTHHASPYQLILHNQRYYLMARNEYWKNMAYYRLDRITNMTITEDKLVPITSVEGHENGINYKELATALPYMYTDKPERVEFIAQDYIIDQIIDWFGKDIRISKHGEKQLKVSVKVSPMAMEHWAMQYIDHVEIVSPESLRDRMREALENGSEKYKKRSDTDIGEKQNR
- a CDS encoding AAA family ATPase, producing MSDVKLTNIPSMTVGKMVNKLSHAYSTVINNGLPIKTMPSVMLWGPPGVGKSQAVRQIAKEIKNATKKDVHVTDVRLLLFNPIDLRGIPTSNADKTLAVWLKPQIFQMDPSDNLVNILFLDEISAAPQSVQAAAYQITLDRIVGEHKLPDNCIVIAAGNRTTDKSVAFKMPKALANRLMHIEVEGSFKSWKEWAITSSINDKVIGFLSFRQNYLMGFDPGSDDLPSIEDIFDGKMPKMPQNTDAMYALTASMTCYARAHKDNIGRIANSIRYADKMPPDFSAVLLKDYMYIEKDFKQTLMTIPEFSKWLQTKGSLMNGSVR
- a CDS encoding Mini-ribonuclease 3 — protein: MVREHLIHEKSLPSHILSRRAKRFVSAAAQSAIYDAMADELTEDEADVFRRGRNAKPATVPKNTEVIVYKKATGFEAVFGYLYITGKHERIRELFMKIVKMDL
- a CDS encoding AAA family ATPase, with the protein product MGKNSKNHRLTNCFFLKSLPPDFGALLTVSLYRKMKYTMRQGGNNMLFYKATAMLGDEKWVEGNNDRRVKEERTRQIAGKSEDYNERYKKGTYCFISNLGLNEITCGIISPSSIDAKKLARSYFKYLGIIAKDLDVYEITFSSMKNLLSSADRCNYIEDDDDVLERFDLDKISGYNYGIEYGENLLGEVTDRSSLYESSRKLLAEETLRPELDRIYSKKTNTKAFGHPVHYMIETDDRDTRKELSHTLLQALYDNDRIKSRRYCFIDFFPGRNFSHIVYDALYKSCIGGAILVRYMAKDDSDDDDYANSEMETILALCETMMKYRNQVLTIFCLPRTCEKVKKLFCENLGSIGIVEIKEDLADIEKSTEYLKMLCGDNHIRPDKKLYKDLEPEKQYLPDELRAMFNEWYNDKMKTSVFPQYKDIQVCRKETIKEVARGTAYDDLNEMIGLADAKAVIGKALNYYKLQRIYKDKGVKQDRPSMHMVFTGNPGTAKTTVARLFARIMKENGLLSKGQLVEVGRSDLVGKYVGWTAQIVKDKFKAAMGGVLFIDEAYSLVDGRAGLFGDEAINTIVQEMENRREDLVVIFAGYPDEMESFLNKNPGLRSRIAFHVPFADYTTEELCEIAKMIGRSKGITLTDKAIEKLSVVFESARTRTDFGNGRFVRNLLEISKMNQANRILAMDPDLVDAKTLMSLKDEDIEIPAVKSELKKRTIGFAS
- the cysS gene encoding cysteine--tRNA ligase, encoding MKVFNTLTNQKEEFVPMDKNEVKIYACGPTVYNFFHIGNARPFIIFDTLRRYLEYRGYGVKFVQNFTDVDDKIIKKANEEGISSAEVAKKYIDEYYIDAKGLGIRPATVHPKATENIDAIIELVSTLIERGYAYASGGDVYYSTRKFREYGKLSHQPLEDLDMGARIEVTDVKRDPADFALWKAAKPGEPYWDSPWGKGRPGWHIECSAMANRFLGKTIDIHCGGKDLVFPHHENEIAQSEAANGVEFAHYWMHNGYINVDNTKMSKSLGNFFTVRDVAEKYGYEPIRFFMLSAHYKSPINYTADTIEMAKASLERLYNCRENMEYVLKAPVDADPDERDREFIDGLEKFRERFIEAMDDDLNTADAISVIFDLVREINTYMNLDTKNKTAIEAAKSMYDELCGVLGLGVTQKTASIDDEVQALIDERQAARKAKNFARADEIRDELKSRGIILLDTKEGVKWKYENA
- the pgsA gene encoding CDP-diacylglycerol--glycerol-3-phosphate 3-phosphatidyltransferase, translating into MTTANKITFFRIILIPVFMLFFFVQKEWSYYTACVVFIVASVTDFLDGYIARKYDQVTDFGKFADPLADKLLVAAAFIGFVDASLTPAWMVTVIIARELIVTALRTVAAASGRVIAASYFGKVKTTVQMVVIIYLLIFGWRHLCIGPVSVNLVLNVIVLVITVASGVDYLYKNRALLKMVK